A single Marinobacter sp. es.042 DNA region contains:
- a CDS encoding flagellar protein FilC, which translates to MNRWFLRGFILVSTAGLLPGMALAQEGSVDQAREALAKQEGDEDASQQLEEVFQAAEKNYSLQKKGSHSLNYSFDYSYTADQRLDLEITGGSVRNLDVVPSATHSFTNSFSYDYGLLDNLTVGTRIPLVVKYDTQDELNIYDFGDISFTARWQPFAYVPGKMSTTLFGTLSTKTGVSPYEIDIGEQLSTGSGYYSVGGGASFSKVLDPVVVFGSVSATYNLPAENLQQVRGARLLTEVDPGFGLSGSAGFAYSLSYDISLSISAQLSYSDETILNFSVGDPAFAQDQMTGFLSMSLGTRVSDTTIVNTSLGIGLTEDAPDFSLGVSLPINFSGLKE; encoded by the coding sequence ATGAATCGTTGGTTTCTGCGAGGTTTTATCCTTGTTTCCACGGCAGGTCTGCTTCCGGGCATGGCCCTGGCGCAGGAAGGGAGTGTGGATCAGGCGCGGGAAGCCCTGGCCAAACAAGAGGGCGACGAAGATGCGTCGCAACAACTGGAGGAAGTGTTCCAGGCTGCCGAGAAGAACTATTCGTTGCAGAAAAAGGGCTCTCATTCCCTGAATTACTCGTTCGATTATTCCTACACCGCGGACCAGCGGCTGGACCTGGAAATTACCGGTGGATCGGTGAGAAACCTGGACGTGGTGCCGTCAGCAACCCACAGTTTTACGAACTCTTTTTCCTACGATTATGGTCTGCTCGATAACCTGACAGTGGGAACCCGAATTCCGCTGGTGGTTAAATATGACACGCAGGACGAGCTCAATATTTACGATTTCGGCGACATTTCGTTCACGGCGCGCTGGCAGCCGTTTGCCTATGTGCCCGGTAAGATGTCGACAACACTGTTCGGAACCCTGTCCACCAAGACCGGCGTCAGCCCCTATGAGATCGATATCGGTGAGCAGCTGTCCACCGGAAGTGGCTACTATTCGGTCGGTGGTGGCGCGAGTTTTTCCAAAGTCCTTGACCCTGTGGTGGTGTTTGGTTCGGTCAGTGCCACCTATAACCTACCGGCCGAAAACTTGCAGCAGGTTCGTGGGGCTCGGTTGCTGACAGAAGTGGACCCTGGTTTTGGGTTGTCCGGTTCCGCGGGCTTCGCCTACTCTCTGTCCTACGATATTTCATTAAGCATCTCCGCCCAGCTCAGCTATAGCGATGAAACTATTCTGAACTTCTCGGTTGGCGACCCGGCTTTTGCCCAGGACCAGATGACGGGTTTCCTGAGCATGTCCCTGGGGACGCGGGTCAGCGACACCACCATCGTGAATACCAGTCTCGGGATTGGCCTGACCGAGGACGCCCCGGACTTTTCTCTCGGGGTCTCCCTGCCCATTAACTTCTCCGGTCTCAAAGAGTGA
- a CDS encoding OmpP1/FadL family transporter produces MGQKIHNRQILAALIATTLSCGAQAQLAQNLTIHPKALALGNAVTADPPGIMAIHYNPAGLTKLDGRQLEVNLMSVYLDIDADFTAPEGYEIFGIDGLETDPLTGKQRDPVANTHSHTNNVALYLPGYGILRAPPGPALAPSAGISINPPGSKLTFGNAFYLPLAAGFYRDKDDPGRYQPQATALQRTTYLSPTVGYEINDDWSVGVGIHLSHMGIAADQYMRAPNLLLGVAEVLQDAFNCESGDEPLQPWLALCGGNVGPWDDIGALSINVQETLSPTYALGVMWEPTDWFSWGASYTSEAEMNMKGTFEIQYTDDWSGFWQSVNGSVLGAITSAILSLPSGAPKESGNVSMDLVYPQHFQTGISVDVHPKLTLNADIGWTDYEQWDAFVFRFDRNLEFLNAARILSPDNATSNTLRLPLGFKSQWNWAFGMEFHASSRLDLRAGVEIRDSVIPDDQRQVMAPFGGANLYSIGMGYQWDKDTQIDMNLSYLHSVESIPADTSCNVNCDNITNIIYNPYAGLDIKTSLRVVMAGLSFRTRF; encoded by the coding sequence ATGGGACAGAAAATCCACAACCGTCAGATTCTCGCGGCGCTGATTGCCACGACCCTATCGTGTGGTGCCCAGGCCCAGCTGGCGCAGAACCTGACCATTCACCCCAAGGCGCTGGCGCTCGGCAATGCCGTGACTGCCGATCCGCCAGGGATCATGGCGATTCACTACAACCCTGCGGGCCTGACCAAACTGGACGGGCGCCAGCTGGAAGTGAACTTGATGAGCGTCTATCTCGACATTGACGCGGACTTCACAGCGCCGGAAGGGTATGAAATTTTTGGTATCGACGGCCTCGAAACGGATCCGCTGACCGGAAAGCAACGGGACCCTGTTGCCAATACTCACAGCCACACCAACAACGTGGCCCTGTATTTGCCCGGATACGGTATTCTTCGCGCGCCTCCAGGGCCGGCCCTGGCCCCTTCGGCGGGGATCAGTATCAACCCGCCGGGCTCGAAACTGACCTTTGGCAATGCGTTCTACCTGCCGCTGGCGGCCGGCTTTTATCGCGACAAGGACGACCCTGGCCGTTACCAGCCTCAGGCCACGGCGCTGCAACGTACGACTTATCTTTCACCCACGGTTGGTTACGAGATCAACGACGATTGGTCCGTGGGTGTGGGTATTCACCTGTCCCATATGGGTATCGCAGCAGACCAATACATGCGCGCGCCCAACCTGCTGTTGGGTGTCGCGGAAGTGCTTCAGGACGCCTTCAACTGTGAAAGCGGCGACGAGCCCCTCCAGCCCTGGCTGGCGCTTTGCGGCGGTAACGTCGGCCCCTGGGATGATATCGGTGCTCTGAGTATCAACGTTCAGGAAACCCTGTCCCCCACCTATGCGCTGGGTGTCATGTGGGAGCCGACGGACTGGTTCAGCTGGGGCGCAAGCTACACCTCAGAAGCCGAAATGAACATGAAGGGCACCTTCGAGATTCAGTACACCGACGACTGGTCAGGCTTCTGGCAGAGCGTCAACGGATCCGTGCTGGGTGCTATCACCTCGGCAATCCTGAGTCTGCCTTCCGGTGCGCCCAAGGAATCCGGCAATGTCAGTATGGATCTGGTTTACCCCCAGCATTTCCAGACCGGCATCAGCGTTGATGTGCATCCAAAGCTGACCCTCAACGCTGACATCGGCTGGACCGATTACGAACAGTGGGATGCCTTCGTTTTCCGGTTCGACCGCAACCTGGAGTTCCTCAATGCGGCCCGGATCCTGTCACCTGACAATGCCACGTCGAATACCCTGAGGTTGCCGCTGGGTTTCAAGAGCCAGTGGAACTGGGCGTTTGGCATGGAGTTTCATGCGTCTTCCCGTCTGGACCTGCGTGCAGGTGTGGAAATCCGGGATTCCGTTATCCCGGATGATCAGCGACAGGTAATGGCGCCGTTCGGTGGGGCAAATCTGTACAGCATCGGTATGGGGTACCAGTGGGACAAGGACACTCAAATTGACATGAATCTCAGCTACCTGCACTCGGTAGAGTCGATTCCCGCGGACACCAGCTGTAACGTAAACTGCGACAACATCACCAACATTATTTATAACCCGTATGCGGGGCTCGATATCAAGACATCGCTTCGGGTTGTTATGGCTGGCTTGAGTTTCCGGACCCGGTTTTGA
- a CDS encoding MalM family protein — MNASPLKTASCLFLAALLGGCQIGGSTITEREGYFTWVDEQGRVRYSPIVETSTRGTGDHAEAPRDQAFAEGPARSESDASPETGLKEETEYTLENYPDAGALAKDGYVRPGERQPYFTWRDAEGNVRVSYYRPDTRSDLEKGLIEPPVQITEASVYQTGPGVAGAAPVEGYDPDAFAILGIEAKTDDFFARFSASCCESMDVTDRQSWQSGREFGISLSDDSATHPFLTGTSPYQLIELPDAGTHRSLVIRLRSYAKDGVFVPSLVFLDESMAPLRLVTDLLMDFTPENWHRRGYLEAWVPAFPGQDERWLVLFTRDEDLNGQTVIETRAGPRKIPHIRHGEIGLMQVEE, encoded by the coding sequence ATGAACGCTTCGCCATTGAAAACCGCTTCCTGCCTTTTCCTGGCCGCCTTGCTCGGAGGCTGCCAGATAGGGGGCTCCACGATCACGGAACGGGAAGGCTATTTTACCTGGGTAGACGAGCAGGGCAGGGTTCGATATTCGCCGATCGTTGAGACTTCAACCAGGGGGACGGGTGACCATGCTGAGGCACCCCGTGATCAAGCGTTCGCTGAGGGACCGGCCCGCTCAGAGAGTGACGCGAGCCCCGAGACAGGGCTGAAAGAAGAAACCGAGTACACGCTTGAAAACTATCCGGATGCCGGAGCACTTGCAAAAGACGGTTACGTTCGGCCGGGAGAGCGGCAGCCCTATTTCACCTGGCGCGACGCCGAGGGCAATGTTCGCGTTAGTTATTACCGACCGGATACCCGCTCTGACCTTGAGAAAGGGCTGATTGAACCGCCTGTTCAGATCACTGAGGCCAGCGTTTACCAGACAGGCCCCGGTGTAGCGGGCGCAGCTCCCGTAGAGGGTTATGATCCGGACGCCTTCGCGATACTGGGTATTGAAGCTAAAACCGATGACTTTTTTGCCCGGTTTTCAGCGAGCTGTTGTGAATCCATGGACGTCACTGATCGGCAAAGCTGGCAATCGGGAAGGGAATTCGGCATTTCCCTCTCTGACGACTCAGCAACCCATCCGTTTCTCACCGGCACCAGCCCCTATCAACTGATTGAACTCCCGGACGCGGGCACGCATCGCAGTCTGGTCATCCGCCTGCGCTCCTATGCCAAAGACGGCGTGTTCGTGCCCTCGCTGGTGTTTCTCGATGAGTCGATGGCACCGTTGAGACTGGTAACAGACCTGTTGATGGATTTTACCCCGGAGAACTGGCATCGGCGCGGTTACCTGGAAGCATGGGTGCCCGCTTTCCCGGGCCAGGACGAGCGTTGGCTGGTCCTGTTTACACGAGATGAAGACCTGAACGGTCAGACTGTTATCGAGACCCGCGCCGGCCCCCGCAAAATCCCCCACATCAGGCACGGTGAAATCGGCCTGATGCAGGTGGAGGAATGA
- a CDS encoding polysaccharide deacetylase family protein gives MPLKAFLKITLAVAVMSTATSARADLVVLQYHHVSDSTPPATSTSVSLFEGQLDMISDLELDVVDLQEGTETTLAGTDEQGNRIAITFDDAYDSVYHAAAPLLAEKAYPYTIFVNTEAVGRTGYMTWDQIRELAERPGVTIANHSADHGHLARKPNESQSDWQARVTSSLDSAQETLSRELKAPAPMFAYPYGEFDEALERKVAERGWYGFGQQSGAIGQQTEKTRLPRFPMANAYGQLGSLENKLHSKAFPVDTGKLPDGVISENPPTLVFPLVEPIDANRLTCFASGQGRIDFDVTDGNVAVEAPKAFNSRRFRYNCTHPASDGSYYWLSQQWLDLSKPED, from the coding sequence ATGCCGCTTAAAGCATTCCTGAAAATTACCCTGGCTGTCGCAGTTATGTCGACCGCAACATCGGCCCGGGCAGACCTCGTTGTCCTGCAGTATCATCATGTCAGTGATTCAACGCCGCCCGCGACCAGCACGTCTGTATCCCTGTTCGAGGGCCAGCTGGACATGATCTCGGATCTGGAGCTGGACGTTGTGGATCTACAGGAAGGCACCGAAACAACGCTGGCCGGTACCGATGAACAAGGTAATCGCATCGCCATTACCTTCGATGACGCCTACGACTCCGTCTACCACGCGGCGGCACCGCTGCTGGCCGAAAAGGCCTACCCCTACACGATTTTTGTAAATACAGAAGCCGTTGGCCGAACCGGCTACATGACCTGGGATCAGATTCGGGAGTTGGCCGAACGTCCGGGCGTAACGATTGCCAACCACAGCGCTGACCATGGGCATCTTGCCCGTAAACCGAATGAAAGTCAGAGTGACTGGCAAGCCAGGGTTACCAGCAGTCTTGACTCAGCCCAGGAGACCCTCTCAAGGGAATTGAAGGCGCCTGCACCCATGTTTGCGTACCCTTATGGCGAGTTTGACGAAGCACTGGAGCGCAAAGTGGCTGAGCGAGGCTGGTACGGTTTTGGCCAGCAATCCGGCGCCATCGGCCAACAAACCGAGAAAACCCGATTGCCGCGTTTTCCAATGGCGAACGCCTACGGCCAGTTGGGAAGCCTTGAGAACAAACTTCACAGCAAAGCCTTCCCTGTTGATACCGGCAAGCTGCCGGACGGGGTGATTTCGGAGAATCCGCCGACCCTGGTTTTCCCGCTGGTTGAACCCATTGATGCCAACAGGTTGACCTGCTTTGCCTCCGGCCAGGGACGTATCGACTTTGACGTGACTGATGGCAATGTGGCGGTAGAGGCCCCTAAAGCCTTCAATAGCCGGAGATTCCGTTACAACTGCACCCACCCTGCAAGCGATGGCAGCTACTACTGGCTGTCGCAACAATGGCTGGATCTAAGCAAGCCGGAGGACTGA
- a CDS encoding DNA-J related domain-containing protein, translating to MTESQAPIKTPYPGAVNEDDCLEQQIQHLLVAVEHEIRSTPAGMNELSLIKALQGQPWDLLGDVVFSEPEKLYPVHFLLFHVLYRLRDQLSEAGESLQISPLNIRIEKQSVVSGEGVPDSVDTLRQFYLDLSQYRLPKEAIQRMMNDFWAGAPGQAPAQAETREAAEILGFQAVPSDFPTVKKRFRRAVMNAHPDRGGKTETIQDLNQAFAILKAHFRHNI from the coding sequence ATGACCGAAAGCCAAGCCCCGATCAAAACGCCTTACCCTGGAGCGGTGAACGAAGATGACTGCCTGGAGCAGCAGATTCAACACCTGCTGGTGGCTGTTGAGCATGAAATCCGGTCAACACCGGCAGGCATGAATGAGTTGTCGCTGATCAAGGCGCTCCAGGGGCAACCGTGGGACTTGCTTGGAGACGTTGTTTTCAGCGAACCCGAAAAACTCTACCCGGTTCATTTTCTGCTGTTCCACGTACTCTACCGTCTTCGGGACCAGTTGTCCGAGGCCGGCGAAAGCCTCCAGATATCGCCTCTCAATATACGCATCGAAAAGCAGAGTGTTGTCAGTGGCGAGGGCGTTCCGGATAGTGTCGACACGCTTCGTCAATTCTATCTGGATCTCTCCCAATACCGTCTGCCGAAGGAAGCGATCCAACGGATGATGAATGATTTCTGGGCCGGTGCGCCCGGGCAGGCACCGGCACAGGCCGAAACACGGGAGGCAGCGGAAATACTGGGCTTCCAGGCTGTCCCTTCTGATTTCCCGACCGTCAAGAAGCGTTTCCGCCGGGCGGTTATGAACGCCCACCCGGATCGCGGAGGCAAGACCGAAACCATTCAGGATCTGAATCAGGCCTTTGCCATACTCAAAGCACACTTCCGTCACAACATCTGA
- a CDS encoding TetR/AcrR family transcriptional regulator, with the protein MDTLQSSEEAAGKREQNRIRNRRAILLAARECFRERGYEKSTIRDIVRRTGLAAGTFYNYFSSKQDIFAALLTDFLTNLNNNLTRHRRAADTTEDFIHYAYMALFTATARDPLVYELAHRNDRALRELFGSDIIGLTMLSLEDDVREAMARGLLPRIDHEYLCAAFFGVAYETSLTLARRAHRNPDSAEAEALTATRFSTALFMGGLPRLAALP; encoded by the coding sequence ATGGATACGTTGCAATCGAGTGAAGAAGCCGCTGGTAAACGGGAACAGAACCGCATCCGGAACCGGAGGGCTATCCTTCTCGCGGCGAGGGAATGTTTTCGCGAGCGGGGATATGAAAAGTCGACCATCCGCGACATCGTCCGCCGCACCGGTCTTGCCGCCGGTACCTTCTACAATTATTTCTCCAGCAAGCAGGACATCTTCGCCGCCCTGCTCACTGACTTCCTGACCAACCTGAATAACAACCTCACGCGCCATCGGCGCGCTGCGGACACCACAGAAGATTTTATCCACTACGCTTACATGGCTTTATTCACTGCGACCGCCCGGGACCCACTGGTTTACGAGCTCGCGCACCGAAATGATCGAGCGCTACGGGAGCTGTTCGGTTCGGATATTATCGGTCTGACCATGCTGTCCCTGGAAGACGATGTTCGCGAGGCGATGGCGCGGGGACTGCTTCCGCGGATCGATCATGAATACCTGTGTGCCGCTTTCTTCGGCGTCGCCTATGAGACCAGCCTGACGCTTGCCAGGCGGGCCCACAGGAACCCGGATTCAGCGGAAGCTGAAGCGTTGACGGCAACCCGATTCTCGACCGCCCTGTTCATGGGCGGGCTTCCGCGGCTGGCTGCACTTCCCTGA
- the ttcA gene encoding tRNA 2-thiocytidine(32) synthetase TtcA encodes MSEAMIASAEQSLNSERERRQKLELNKLQKRLRREVGQAIADFSMIEAGDKVMCCLSGGKDSYAMLDILLYLQKSAPVSFELIAVNLDQKQPGFPEEVLPEYLSSMGIEYHIIEKDTYSIVKEKVPEGKTTCGLCSRLRRGILYNFAEEHGVTKIALGHHRDDLLETLFLNMFYGGKLKSMPPVLHSDDGRNTVIRPLAYSREKDIARYAGLREFPIIPCNLCGSQENLQRQVIKDMFQSWDKQHPGRLETMFRAICNVEPSHLADTNLYDFREGKRLGGKRPAVHTAEPEATTDFGRLDVLNI; translated from the coding sequence ATGTCCGAAGCAATGATCGCCAGTGCCGAACAATCCCTCAACTCAGAGCGGGAGCGCCGCCAGAAGCTGGAGTTGAACAAGCTGCAGAAACGTCTGCGCCGCGAAGTCGGGCAGGCGATTGCCGATTTTTCGATGATTGAGGCCGGTGACAAAGTCATGTGCTGCCTCAGCGGCGGAAAAGACTCTTACGCCATGCTCGATATCCTGCTTTACCTGCAGAAGAGCGCGCCTGTCTCGTTCGAGCTGATTGCCGTCAACCTTGATCAGAAACAGCCCGGTTTCCCGGAAGAGGTGTTGCCCGAATACCTGTCCTCCATGGGTATCGAGTACCACATCATCGAAAAGGACACTTACAGTATTGTTAAGGAAAAAGTCCCCGAAGGGAAGACTACCTGCGGTCTGTGTAGCCGGCTACGTCGCGGAATTCTCTATAATTTCGCCGAAGAGCACGGAGTAACCAAGATTGCGCTCGGTCACCATAGGGACGATCTGCTGGAAACCCTGTTCCTGAACATGTTCTATGGCGGCAAACTGAAGTCAATGCCGCCAGTTCTGCACAGTGATGATGGCCGCAATACGGTCATCCGGCCGCTGGCTTACAGCCGCGAAAAGGATATCGCCCGCTACGCCGGTCTGAGAGAGTTCCCCATCATTCCCTGCAACCTGTGTGGTTCGCAGGAGAATTTGCAGCGCCAGGTTATCAAGGACATGTTCCAGAGCTGGGACAAGCAACACCCCGGCCGGTTGGAGACCATGTTCCGGGCCATTTGCAATGTGGAGCCGTCGCACCTGGCTGATACCAACCTCTACGATTTTCGGGAAGGAAAGCGCCTCGGCGGTAAACGCCCGGCCGTTCACACTGCCGAACCTGAGGCCACTACTGACTTCGGGCGCCTGGACGTGTTGAATATCTAG
- a CDS encoding sulfite exporter TauE/SafE family protein, whose translation MNPELYLSYPSAFLIGLLGSTHCLGMCGGISASLSMALPVGRGFRLRQTVMLLAFNFGRIGSYVLIATLVALASTTAASHWSTAGLVLRSLAGVLLIFMGLSMGQWWQGIRYVERVGAPVWARLSPLTRRFLPVNHGGQALALGALWGWLPCGLVYSTLGWAALQPTVGSAALTMLFFGLGTLPSMLATGFAANWIRGLQSHQLFRKVTGGLLILFGLWTLPFLHPF comes from the coding sequence ATGAATCCGGAACTCTACCTCAGTTACCCGAGCGCCTTCCTGATTGGACTGCTGGGCAGTACACACTGCCTTGGCATGTGCGGCGGCATCAGCGCTTCCCTCTCAATGGCACTGCCTGTAGGCCGGGGTTTCCGGCTACGACAGACGGTCATGCTGCTGGCATTCAACTTTGGGCGCATCGGTAGCTATGTGCTGATCGCCACACTGGTCGCGCTGGCCAGTACCACGGCGGCCAGTCATTGGAGCACGGCCGGTCTTGTGCTTCGCAGCCTGGCCGGGGTTTTGCTGATCTTCATGGGATTATCCATGGGGCAATGGTGGCAGGGTATTCGTTACGTCGAACGGGTCGGCGCTCCAGTCTGGGCTCGTCTCTCTCCCCTGACCCGTCGCTTCCTGCCGGTAAATCACGGGGGACAGGCGCTTGCCCTCGGAGCACTCTGGGGCTGGCTGCCCTGCGGGCTGGTTTACAGCACTCTCGGATGGGCAGCGCTACAACCGACGGTGGGCTCGGCCGCACTAACCATGTTGTTTTTCGGGCTTGGTACCCTTCCTTCCATGCTCGCAACAGGTTTTGCGGCCAACTGGATCCGAGGCTTGCAAAGCCACCAGTTGTTCCGGAAGGTCACCGGTGGGCTGCTTATCCTCTTCGGGCTATGGACCCTGCCTTTCCTGCATCCGTTCTAG
- the ccoS gene encoding cbb3-type cytochrome oxidase assembly protein CcoS codes for MQIVMFLVPLMLMLVALGIVLFAWSVKNGQYDDLEGPAHRILYDDDKDMIPDDARTDKPASEQQTSEQVAEVSQAANPDEDKSQKG; via the coding sequence GTGCAAATCGTCATGTTTTTGGTCCCGCTGATGCTCATGCTTGTTGCGCTTGGCATTGTGCTGTTTGCATGGTCGGTCAAGAACGGTCAGTACGATGATCTAGAAGGCCCGGCACATAGGATACTGTACGACGACGACAAGGACATGATTCCGGACGACGCTCGCACCGACAAACCGGCCTCAGAGCAACAAACCTCTGAGCAAGTAGCCGAAGTCAGCCAAGCCGCTAATCCGGATGAGGATAAGTCCCAAAAAGGATGA
- a CDS encoding heavy metal translocating P-type ATPase: MTHLDCFHCGEPADGEPPITLELDGTTHHFCCQGCKAVCQTIHSEGLTGFYDFRTAPAVTPKQVTKAEVNRLRELDHPLVQESFVAPVKGAQEAQLLIGGITCAACIWLLENHMKQQTGVVSFSVNHTTQRARLVWSQDQAPLSDLLIAIHELGYTARPYQADEAEQALKAEHRSMLIRVAIAGIGSFQSMMLAFPLYFELVSELSPEFVSFFRWFSLLVATPVVLYSAAPFFRNARRDIQSRHLTMDVPVAIAIGLAYLASAWVTIVGGDEVYFESVCMFTFFLLLGRYIEVQARYRAGLTGNALAGFQPTVATLVSGDDTDMVPAHQIRPGDIVRVRPGETLPVDGEIVRGESTLNEAALTGEYLPETRYPGDTVHAGSVNGENPLDVRVVKAGAQTRLSGILRVLDRVQSEKPRVAMMADRMAGKFVGRVLILAPVVWIGWWLAGADNAFDITLSVLVVTCPCALSLATPTAITSATVRLRRLGFLPTRGHTLESMNTIDTVVFDKTGTLTRGELSLTGTTIVGSMDEQTCLKLAAGLEKYSEHPIARVFHRRTTASVEYVENHVGGGLSGRLGDLQLFIGHKGFVEQHTTEPAPHADQHQGMEIWLASDSEWLACFRLDDQPREDARAAVKALQDSGIRTLLLSGDRSGHVNQVAGMLGIDEAIGQASPEDKLAVLEKLQAEGRHIMMVGDGLNDLPSMAGAGISVAMGTAADLTQLKADAVLMNGQLLQLVEALKTSRQTRRIIRQNLWWALIYNVLALPLAAAGMVPPWLAAIGMSLSSLVVVLNALRLGKSPNRKSQHNPAVGAPALS; this comes from the coding sequence TTGACGCACCTGGATTGCTTCCACTGCGGTGAGCCGGCTGACGGTGAGCCGCCCATTACTCTCGAGCTTGATGGCACAACCCACCACTTCTGCTGCCAGGGCTGCAAAGCGGTTTGCCAGACGATTCACAGCGAGGGTCTGACCGGTTTTTACGATTTCCGGACTGCGCCGGCAGTTACGCCAAAGCAAGTGACCAAAGCTGAAGTAAACCGCCTGAGGGAACTGGACCACCCCCTGGTTCAGGAGTCCTTTGTAGCGCCCGTCAAAGGCGCACAGGAAGCCCAGTTGCTGATTGGCGGCATCACCTGCGCTGCCTGTATCTGGCTGCTTGAAAATCACATGAAGCAGCAAACTGGTGTTGTATCTTTTTCAGTGAATCACACCACACAGCGTGCCCGCCTGGTCTGGTCCCAGGATCAGGCGCCGCTGAGCGACCTTCTGATTGCCATCCATGAGCTTGGCTATACGGCTCGCCCCTACCAGGCAGACGAGGCAGAACAGGCCCTTAAGGCGGAACACCGTTCCATGCTGATCAGGGTCGCCATCGCGGGCATAGGCTCTTTCCAGAGCATGATGCTGGCGTTTCCACTCTATTTCGAACTGGTCAGCGAGCTTTCGCCGGAGTTCGTCAGCTTCTTCCGCTGGTTCAGCCTTCTGGTGGCTACTCCCGTGGTTCTCTACAGCGCCGCCCCCTTTTTCCGGAACGCTCGCCGTGACATCCAGAGCCGGCACCTGACTATGGATGTGCCGGTTGCCATTGCAATCGGACTGGCCTACCTCGCCAGTGCCTGGGTAACGATAGTTGGCGGGGACGAAGTCTACTTCGAGTCCGTGTGCATGTTTACATTCTTCCTGCTGCTGGGTCGTTATATTGAAGTGCAGGCCCGCTACCGTGCCGGCCTGACCGGAAACGCCCTTGCGGGGTTCCAGCCGACCGTTGCCACACTGGTGAGCGGTGACGATACGGACATGGTCCCGGCGCATCAGATTCGCCCGGGAGATATCGTTCGGGTTCGACCCGGTGAAACTCTGCCAGTGGATGGAGAAATCGTGCGGGGCGAGTCCACCCTGAACGAGGCGGCGTTGACGGGAGAGTATCTACCCGAAACCCGTTACCCCGGGGATACGGTTCATGCCGGCAGTGTGAACGGAGAGAATCCGCTCGATGTCAGGGTAGTCAAAGCCGGTGCCCAGACTCGGCTTTCAGGCATTCTGCGAGTACTGGACAGGGTACAGTCGGAAAAACCCCGCGTGGCAATGATGGCGGACCGGATGGCCGGCAAATTCGTCGGGCGGGTGCTGATTCTGGCACCGGTCGTCTGGATCGGCTGGTGGCTGGCCGGTGCCGACAATGCCTTCGACATCACGCTCTCCGTTCTGGTGGTCACTTGCCCCTGTGCGCTATCCCTGGCCACCCCGACAGCAATCACGTCGGCCACTGTCAGGCTTAGACGCCTTGGCTTCCTCCCGACGCGGGGGCATACCCTGGAATCAATGAACACGATTGATACAGTGGTCTTCGATAAAACCGGAACACTGACCCGGGGCGAGCTCAGCCTGACCGGCACCACCATCGTTGGCAGCATGGATGAGCAAACCTGCCTCAAGCTTGCGGCGGGCCTCGAGAAGTACTCTGAGCACCCTATCGCCAGAGTGTTCCACCGGCGAACCACTGCTTCGGTCGAATATGTGGAAAACCATGTTGGCGGCGGGCTTTCAGGCCGATTGGGGGACCTGCAACTTTTCATTGGCCACAAGGGGTTTGTCGAACAACATACCACTGAGCCAGCGCCACATGCCGACCAGCATCAGGGCATGGAAATCTGGCTTGCCTCTGACAGCGAATGGCTCGCCTGTTTCAGACTCGACGACCAGCCTCGTGAAGATGCCCGGGCAGCCGTCAAAGCCCTGCAGGATTCGGGCATCCGTACGCTGCTCCTCAGTGGCGACCGTTCTGGCCATGTTAACCAGGTAGCAGGGATGCTGGGAATTGACGAGGCCATTGGGCAAGCCTCGCCAGAAGATAAACTGGCCGTACTTGAAAAGCTGCAAGCCGAAGGCCGGCACATCATGATGGTGGGTGACGGTTTGAACGATCTGCCTTCTATGGCTGGCGCTGGAATTTCTGTGGCCATGGGCACAGCTGCCGATCTGACCCAGCTGAAAGCCGATGCGGTTCTGATGAATGGTCAATTACTGCAATTGGTTGAAGCCCTTAAAACCAGTCGCCAGACCCGGCGTATCATCCGCCAGAATCTATGGTGGGCGCTCATATACAATGTGCTGGCGCTCCCGCTGGCTGCGGCCGGCATGGTTCCACCCTGGCTGGCGGCCATTGGTATGTCTCTAAGTTCTCTGGTGGTCGTTCTGAACGCCCTGCGGCTCGGCAAGTCGCCGAACCGGAAGAGTCAGCACAATCCCGCGGTTGGCGCACCGGCGTTGTCCTGA